One Synechococcus sp. MU1617 genomic region harbors:
- a CDS encoding chlorophyll a/b-binding protein, which yields MSDNARFGFVNFAETWNGRLAMLGIVIGLGTELLTGQGILSQIGLG from the coding sequence ATGTCCGACAACGCACGCTTCGGCTTCGTCAACTTCGCTGAGACCTGGAACGGTCGTCTGGCCATGCTGGGCATCGTGATCGGCCTCGGCACCGAGCTCCTGACCGGCCAGGGCATCCTGTCCCAGATCGGCCTCGGCTGA
- the xseA gene encoding exodeoxyribonuclease VII large subunit, whose product MSVDRLPTYSVAELNTAIGSLLERGFAPRFLLEATISRPQLKKGHLWLTLTDGSASISGVVWASKLAQLSYQPKDGDGVTVVGKLNFWAARASLTVQALDIRPSLGTVLRDFERVRQLLEQQGVIDPSRQRPLPSQPSSIAVLTSVPSSALADMLRTAAERWPLTQLIVVPIPVQGSVAPTIISTLENLAERSTELGLQALVLARGGGSREDLAVFDNEALCRLLADYPIPVVTGLGHEDDLTVADLVADHRAATPTAAIVALLPDREAERQALVQRQSRLRDALLGRILRERQRLQDRTVALQQQSPLEKIRRLRQELAQKHQLLKALSPERWLKRGLALISNEAGESISGLESVKIGDQLNIRMSDGSLEARVDQIQRSEPNTTS is encoded by the coding sequence TTGAGCGTTGATCGTCTTCCGACCTATTCCGTTGCTGAGCTGAACACAGCCATCGGAAGCCTGCTGGAACGCGGCTTTGCGCCGCGTTTTTTGCTGGAGGCAACAATCTCCCGCCCTCAACTCAAGAAGGGCCACCTGTGGCTCACGCTCACCGACGGATCCGCCAGTATTTCCGGTGTGGTGTGGGCTTCGAAACTGGCGCAGTTGAGCTATCAGCCCAAGGACGGGGACGGCGTCACCGTTGTGGGCAAGCTCAATTTCTGGGCAGCGCGGGCCAGCCTTACGGTTCAGGCGCTGGACATCCGCCCCAGTCTCGGCACGGTGCTCCGCGACTTTGAACGGGTGCGTCAACTGCTGGAACAGCAAGGGGTGATCGACCCCAGCCGTCAGAGGCCGCTTCCGAGCCAACCCTCGTCCATCGCAGTGCTCACCAGCGTGCCTAGTTCCGCCCTGGCCGACATGCTCCGCACCGCGGCGGAACGCTGGCCCCTGACCCAACTGATCGTGGTGCCGATTCCTGTGCAGGGGTCCGTGGCCCCGACGATCATCAGCACCCTGGAGAACTTGGCCGAACGCTCCACCGAGCTGGGACTTCAAGCTTTGGTGCTCGCCCGCGGCGGTGGCAGCCGAGAAGACTTGGCAGTGTTCGACAACGAGGCCCTTTGCCGCCTCCTGGCGGACTACCCCATACCTGTCGTAACAGGCTTGGGCCATGAGGACGATCTCACCGTCGCCGACCTGGTGGCAGACCATCGCGCAGCCACACCAACGGCGGCGATCGTGGCACTGCTGCCCGACCGCGAGGCGGAACGCCAGGCACTTGTGCAACGGCAAAGCCGATTGAGAGACGCACTGCTGGGAAGGATCCTTCGCGAGCGTCAGCGGCTTCAGGATCGGACCGTTGCGCTGCAGCAACAATCTCCACTGGAGAAGATCAGGCGCTTACGCCAGGAGCTTGCCCAAAAGCACCAACTGCTCAAGGCGCTTTCACCGGAACGCTGGCTGAAACGCGGCTTAGCCCTGATCAGCAACGAAGCCGGCGAGTCCATCTCAGGCCTGGAATCCGTCAAGATCGGTGATCAGCTCAACATTCGAATGAGCGACGGAAGCCTTGAGGCCCGGGTCGATCAGATCCAGCGCAGTGAACCCAACACCACCTCCTGA